A stretch of the Bdellovibrio sp. 22V genome encodes the following:
- a CDS encoding aldehyde dehydrogenase family protein, translating into MVEQIFLHQKQFSLLLRKESLATRLQHLSALEKMISENTEAILTALSQDFSKPPAETLLSEIYPVLKEIRVAKKNLRQWMKPRRARTPLLITGTKSYVVPEPKGVCLIVGPWNYPFQLCLSPLVSALAAGNCAIIKPSEFTTHTSALLKTLIQKTFNEEHVTLIEGGVEKTQELLQLPFDHIFFTGSTRVGKIVMEAASKHLSSVTLELGGKSPTIVDSSANLEIAAEKIAWAKFVNAGQTCIAPDYILVQRDVLSQFKTLLMHKIDAFYGKSPLEKKNSPDLARVISPMHTARLKNMLDEAVSKNAEVVYGGECDVDEKYMAPTLLEKVDLHTKLMKEEIFGPLLPLVPFKDLHEAIHFINERPKPLALYLYSNSKMNIEDVTRETSSGALVINDSVIHFINPNLPFGGVGESGMGNYHGHFGFKAFSHEKALLKQGFLGKLMRIIYPPYTPFKLNLLFKLIRWKI; encoded by the coding sequence ATGGTCGAGCAGATTTTTCTTCATCAAAAACAGTTCAGTCTTTTGTTGCGTAAAGAATCGCTGGCGACAAGGCTGCAGCATCTCTCGGCTCTCGAGAAAATGATCTCCGAAAACACGGAAGCGATTCTTACGGCACTCAGCCAAGACTTCTCGAAACCTCCTGCGGAAACGCTTCTTTCAGAAATTTATCCGGTTCTTAAAGAAATCCGCGTGGCAAAAAAGAATTTGCGGCAGTGGATGAAACCTCGGCGTGCTCGCACACCTCTGCTGATTACCGGCACCAAAAGTTACGTTGTCCCCGAACCTAAAGGCGTTTGCCTTATTGTCGGGCCTTGGAACTATCCGTTTCAACTTTGTCTTTCTCCATTGGTTTCAGCTTTGGCTGCGGGAAACTGTGCGATTATTAAACCTTCCGAGTTCACAACACACACCTCCGCACTTCTTAAAACGCTTATTCAAAAAACCTTTAACGAAGAACACGTCACCCTCATCGAGGGCGGCGTAGAGAAAACGCAGGAACTTTTGCAACTGCCTTTCGATCACATTTTCTTTACAGGAAGTACGCGCGTGGGAAAGATCGTCATGGAGGCGGCCAGCAAACATCTAAGCAGTGTTACTTTAGAGCTCGGTGGAAAATCGCCGACCATCGTTGACTCTTCCGCAAACTTAGAGATTGCCGCTGAAAAAATCGCCTGGGCGAAGTTCGTGAATGCCGGGCAAACTTGCATCGCTCCAGATTACATTCTTGTGCAAAGAGACGTTCTGTCACAGTTCAAAACTCTGCTTATGCATAAAATCGATGCGTTTTACGGAAAGTCACCGCTGGAAAAAAAGAACTCGCCGGATTTAGCACGCGTGATTTCCCCGATGCATACAGCCCGCCTTAAAAACATGCTTGATGAGGCTGTCAGCAAAAACGCTGAAGTCGTGTATGGCGGCGAATGCGACGTTGACGAAAAATATATGGCCCCGACGCTTTTGGAAAAAGTAGATCTGCATACGAAACTGATGAAAGAAGAAATCTTCGGACCTCTTCTGCCGCTGGTTCCTTTTAAAGATTTGCACGAAGCCATTCATTTTATCAATGAAAGACCCAAACCTTTGGCTTTGTATCTTTATTCAAACAGCAAAATGAATATCGAAGATGTGACTCGAGAAACGAGCTCGGGCGCTTTAGTCATTAACGATTCCGTGATTCACTTTATCAATCCCAACCTGCCCTTTGGCGGCGTCGGCGAAAGCGGAATGGGAAATTATCACGGGCATTTCGGCTTTAAGGCTTTCTCGCATGAAAAGGCTTTGCTGAAACAGGGGTTCTTGGGAAAGCTGATGCGAATCATCTATCCCCCGTACACACCTTTCAAATTGAATCTTTTATTTAAATTGATTCGCTGGAAGATTTAA